Proteins from one Ahaetulla prasina isolate Xishuangbanna chromosome 2, ASM2864084v1, whole genome shotgun sequence genomic window:
- the IRF1 gene encoding interferon regulatory factor 1, translating into MPQTRMRMRPWLEQQINSNKIPGLYWINKKDKMFQIPWKHAAKHGWELEKDACLFKNWAVHTGRYKEGDVDPDPKTWKANFRCAMNSLPDIQEVKDQSISKGPSAVRVYKMLKPPVKSEKKEKKSKSPKSKSPRKSVEDIKEEETVEATHSIQLPDDHSSYALPGYAAQDMEVGSTFGLSCDMNSNPWKNCPLDIQVPDSTNNIYRLQVSPCYSSSEEEDIPLFDLFNSSEWQQNIIGGKGFLLNEAGIGKGFLLSEAGMQNLSLDLTLQEQDTTFEIPKLEVIPHESKASAECTLLDFRTHYVPSISCGI; encoded by the exons ATGCCACAAACAAGGATGCGCATGAGACCTTGGCTGGAACAGCAGATTAATTCAAATAAAATTCCTGGGCTTTATTGGATCAATAAG AAAGATAAAATGTTCCAGATCCCTTGGAAACATGCAGCTAAGCACGGGTGGGAACTGGAAAAAGATGCTTGCCTGTTCAAAAACTGGGCTGTTCATACTG GGAGATACAAAGAAGGTGATGTAGACCCTGATCCAAAAACATGGAAGGCAAATTTCCGTTGTGCCATGAATTCCTTGCCTGACATTCAAGAAGTGAAGGatcaaagcattagcaaaggaccCAGTGCTGTTCGAGTCTATAAGATGCTGAAACCCCCAGTAAAATCAGAGAAAAAAG AAAAAAAGTCGAAGTCTCCGAAAAGCAAGAGCCCAAGAAAG TCAGTGGAGGATATCAAGGAAGAAGAGACAGTCGAAGCAACACACAGCATTCAGTTGCCTGATGACCACAGTAGCTATGCGCTTCCTGGCTATGCAGCACAAGACATGGAAGTGGGGAGCACATTTG GTCTGTCATGTGACATGAACAGTAATCCCTGGAAAAATTGCCCGCTGGATATTCAGGTCCCTGACAGTACAAACAACATATACAGACTTCAGGTTTCACCCTGCTATTCTTCTTCTGAAG AGGAGGATATTCCGCTCTTTGAT CTCTTTAACAGCTCTGAGTGGCAACAAAACATCATTGGTGGAAAAGGGTTCCTGTTAAATGAAGCTGGAATTGGAAAAGGGTtcctgttaagtgaagctggaatGCAGAACCTCTCCCTTGACTTGACTTTGCAAGAGCAAGATACTACCTTTGAGATACCAAAGCTAG AAGTAATTCCACATGAGTCGAAAGCCAGCGCAGAATGCACTTTGTTGGACTTTCGAACACACTACGTACCCTCTATATCCTGTGGCATTTAA